In one window of Nakamurella alba DNA:
- a CDS encoding cysteine desulfurase family protein produces MTYLDHAATTPVLPEVVAAVAEAMSTCGNASSLHSSGRAARRRVEEARESIARDLGARPSEVVFTSGGTESDNLAVAGIHRARRAADPRRTRLLLAAVEHHAVLDVAEQLERAGEARIGWLEVDDYGRVHADTLAAAIAENPDDVSLVSVMWANNEVGTVNPIRELAGVAHRHGIPLHTDAVQALGQLPVDFGRSGADALTVTAHKIGGPTGVGALLLRREQAVAPLLFGGGQERGIRSGTLDVAGITGFAVAVRDAVAHQPQRAALLAALRDDLIHRASTAVAGVALSGDPGLGLVDGAPSRLPGNAHLRFTGCEADSLLMLLDARGIECSTGSACTAGVARPSHVLLAMGLEEDRARGALRFSLGHTSTQADVDAVIDALPAVVERARAAGALIRR; encoded by the coding sequence ATGACCTATCTCGACCACGCCGCCACCACCCCGGTCCTGCCGGAGGTGGTCGCCGCTGTCGCCGAGGCCATGTCGACCTGCGGCAACGCCTCGTCCCTGCACTCCTCGGGGCGGGCCGCCCGGCGGCGGGTGGAGGAGGCCCGGGAGTCGATCGCCCGGGACCTCGGCGCCCGGCCCAGCGAGGTGGTCTTCACCTCCGGCGGGACCGAGTCGGACAACCTGGCGGTCGCCGGTATCCACCGGGCGCGCCGGGCTGCCGACCCGCGCCGGACCCGGCTGCTGCTGGCCGCCGTCGAGCACCACGCGGTGCTGGACGTCGCGGAGCAGCTGGAGCGCGCCGGGGAGGCCCGGATCGGCTGGCTCGAGGTGGACGACTACGGCCGGGTGCACGCCGACACCCTCGCCGCCGCGATCGCCGAGAACCCGGACGACGTCTCGCTGGTCAGCGTCATGTGGGCGAACAACGAGGTCGGCACCGTCAACCCGATCCGCGAGCTGGCCGGAGTGGCCCACCGGCACGGCATCCCGCTGCACACCGACGCGGTGCAGGCGCTGGGTCAGCTGCCGGTCGACTTCGGTCGCAGCGGCGCCGACGCGCTGACCGTCACCGCGCACAAGATCGGTGGCCCGACCGGGGTCGGCGCGCTGCTGCTGCGTCGGGAGCAGGCCGTCGCGCCGCTGCTCTTCGGCGGCGGCCAGGAGCGCGGGATCCGCTCCGGCACACTCGATGTCGCCGGCATCACCGGCTTCGCCGTGGCCGTCCGGGACGCGGTGGCGCACCAGCCGCAGCGGGCGGCCCTGCTGGCGGCCCTGCGTGACGACCTGATCCACCGGGCCTCGACCGCGGTGGCCGGTGTCGCGCTCTCCGGTGATCCCGGACTCGGCCTGGTCGACGGGGCACCGTCCCGGCTGCCGGGCAACGCCCACCTGCGGTTCACCGGTTGCGAGGCGGACTCGCTGCTGATGCTGCTCGACGCCCGCGGGATCGAGTGCTCGACCGGCTCGGCCTGCACCGCCGGGGTGGCCCGCCCGTCCCACGTGCTGCTGGCGATGGGGCTGGAGGAGGACAGGGCCCGTGGGGCCCTGCGCTTCTCGCTCGGGCACACCTCGACGCAGGCCGATGTGGACGCGGTCATCGACGCGCTGCCGGCGGTGGTCGAGCGCGCCCGGGCGGCGGGCGCGCTGATCCGCCGATGA
- a CDS encoding Fur family transcriptional regulator, producing the protein MPTLTERLTTRGWRMTPQRRVISALFDVSASQHVHLTADDVLEQAVAVLPDISRATVYNTLGELVDAGELLAVSVGDRITRYDPNVHTEHHHLVCTGCGAIFDVPALPVPPPSPGGEAGGFVVEAAEVIYRGRCARCAGQDA; encoded by the coding sequence GTGCCCACCCTGACCGAGCGGCTGACCACCCGTGGCTGGCGGATGACCCCGCAGCGCCGGGTGATCAGTGCACTGTTCGACGTGAGCGCGTCGCAGCACGTGCATCTGACCGCCGACGACGTGCTGGAGCAGGCCGTCGCCGTGCTGCCGGACATCAGCCGGGCGACCGTGTACAACACCCTGGGCGAGCTGGTGGACGCGGGCGAGCTGCTCGCGGTCAGCGTCGGCGACCGCATCACCCGGTACGACCCGAACGTGCACACCGAGCACCACCACCTGGTCTGCACCGGGTGCGGCGCCATCTTCGACGTCCCCGCCCTCCCGGTACCGCCGCCGTCACCCGGCGGCGAGGCCGGCGGCTTCGTCGTCGAGGCGGCGGAGGTCATCTACCGCGGCCGCTGCGCGCGGTGCGCCGGGCAGGACGCGTAG
- a CDS encoding GNAT family N-acetyltransferase, producing the protein MVPGTYPGTASAGGYRLGLAAVRSDVLAVCELRDQVFRIEGGARTPGPEGFDIDDFDDICDHLVVWWSPDGIRPEIPVATYRLLPPGQNHRRPRHAGLYGSGEFDLRPLDGLLEWTVEAGRACVHPDHRSATAISLLWRGIARYMAGAGHRYLLGCASFHVEDGGRAAAAFADLAALGHRAPTALHCTPRRPFPMAGIPAASRAEVPPLVRGYLRLGAQVCGAPAWDEDFGTADFLMLLDLQQTDQRYLRRFLGPIR; encoded by the coding sequence ATGGTGCCGGGCACGTACCCGGGAACTGCGTCTGCCGGTGGCTACCGGCTGGGCCTGGCCGCTGTTCGCAGCGATGTGCTGGCCGTGTGCGAACTGCGGGACCAGGTGTTCCGCATCGAAGGGGGAGCGCGGACCCCCGGCCCCGAGGGTTTCGACATCGACGACTTCGACGACATCTGCGACCACCTGGTGGTCTGGTGGTCGCCGGACGGCATCCGGCCCGAGATCCCGGTGGCCACCTACCGTCTGCTGCCACCGGGGCAGAACCACCGGCGCCCGCGGCACGCCGGCCTGTACGGGTCCGGGGAGTTCGACCTGCGCCCGCTGGACGGGTTGCTGGAGTGGACGGTCGAGGCCGGCCGGGCCTGTGTCCACCCGGATCACCGCAGTGCCACGGCGATCTCGCTGCTCTGGCGGGGGATCGCCCGGTACATGGCCGGTGCCGGCCACCGGTACCTGCTGGGCTGCGCCTCCTTCCACGTCGAGGACGGCGGGCGGGCGGCCGCGGCGTTCGCCGACCTGGCCGCCCTCGGCCACCGGGCGCCGACCGCGCTGCACTGCACACCGCGCCGGCCGTTCCCGATGGCCGGGATCCCGGCCGCCTCCCGCGCCGAGGTGCCACCGCTGGTGCGCGGGTACCTGCGGCTGGGCGCCCAGGTGTGCGGCGCGCCGGCCTGGGACGAGGACTTCGGCACGGCCGACTTCCTGATGCTGCTGGATCTCCAGCAGACCGACCAGCGCTACCTGCGGCGCTTCCTGGGGCCGATCCGTTGA
- a CDS encoding lysophospholipid acyltransferase family protein: MTRTASRPAPPCRRAACTADCAGHPGATVGPVTRARRWCALAVALAVGLTWLGLVLAVPGPGRIRRTARARTRGSRWVLRALGVRREVTGAPRSGPSLVVGNHLSFLDILALSAGAPMLMVAKSEVAGWPVIGWAARSSGSIFLRRDSLHDLPRTVDDITAALRSGHRVQVFPEGTTRCGTALDPFRRAAFQAAIDAAVVVSPVTVRYRDASGASTAAAFVGDESLLRCLRRVVASRELVAEIHWLVPVPAIAGTGRRAVDRRTVTTLVESAVARDLGIPVLHRDVARRGRPGLRVLPGAPRAAAAVDDLRRLDDEAAGLAAG; the protein is encoded by the coding sequence TTGACCCGCACCGCGTCCCGGCCGGCACCGCCGTGCCGGCGTGCCGCGTGCACGGCCGACTGCGCCGGCCACCCCGGCGCGACGGTCGGCCCGGTCACCCGGGCCCGCCGCTGGTGCGCGCTCGCGGTGGCGCTGGCGGTCGGGCTCACCTGGCTCGGTCTGGTGCTCGCCGTCCCGGGGCCGGGGCGCATCCGCCGGACCGCGCGGGCCCGCACCCGCGGATCCCGCTGGGTGCTGCGTGCCCTCGGCGTGCGCCGGGAGGTCACCGGCGCGCCCCGCAGCGGGCCGTCGCTGGTCGTCGGCAACCATCTGTCGTTCCTCGACATCCTGGCCTTGTCGGCCGGTGCGCCGATGTTGATGGTCGCCAAATCGGAGGTGGCCGGCTGGCCGGTCATCGGCTGGGCGGCGCGCAGCAGCGGCAGCATCTTCCTGCGCCGGGACAGCCTGCACGACCTGCCGCGCACCGTCGATGACATCACTGCGGCCCTGCGCTCCGGCCACCGGGTGCAGGTCTTCCCGGAGGGCACCACCCGCTGCGGCACCGCCCTGGATCCCTTCCGCCGGGCCGCTTTCCAGGCCGCGATCGATGCCGCGGTGGTGGTCAGCCCGGTGACGGTGCGCTACCGGGATGCGAGCGGGGCGTCCACCGCGGCGGCGTTCGTCGGCGACGAGTCGCTGCTGCGGTGCCTGCGCCGGGTGGTGGCCAGCCGCGAGCTGGTCGCCGAGATCCACTGGCTGGTACCGGTGCCGGCCATTGCGGGCACCGGCCGGCGGGCGGTGGACCGACGCACGGTCACCACGCTGGTGGAGTCGGCCGTCGCCCGGGATCTCGGGATCCCGGTGCTGCACCGGGATGTCGCCCGGCGCGGACGACCGGGACTACGCGTCCTGCCCGGCGCACCGCGCGCAGCGGCCGCGGTAGATGACCTCCGCCGCCTCGACGACGAAGCCGCCGGCCTCGCCGCCGGGTGA